In Candidatus Hydrogenedentota bacterium, the following are encoded in one genomic region:
- the secY gene encoding preprotein translocase subunit SecY: MAEPVEAFKNAFKIPELRSRLIFTLFMLVLFRLGAFVPVPGVDGAALVEMLGRTGGGLLGFYDMFTGGAFSRATVFALGIMPYITASIILSLLIPVIPSLEAIQKTGAEGQRKINEYTRYGTIALCIVQSVPISLYLQSMGGEVVPNPGPLFIALSVLTLTTGTAFLMWIGEQISEHGIGNGISLLIFIGIVADMPNALRNAGRMIANDQMSVFVGLALVFIMVMVTAGAIVITTGQRRIPVQYPRQIKGRGMTGGTRTYLPLRVNHAGVIPIIFASSILMLPGTIAEQIKIPGVESAVAWLFNPYGLPYNLMYAGMIIFFAFFYTAITFNPVEMADNLKKYGGVIVGVRPGKTTADYLNSVMVRITTSGSLFLAAVALVPMALFAVLGVQEFNLIHFFGGTTLLILVGVGLDTIKQIEQHLIMRHYEGFSSGRGKIRARR; encoded by the coding sequence GTGGCAGAACCGGTAGAAGCCTTTAAAAACGCGTTCAAAATCCCGGAACTCCGCAGCAGGCTGATCTTCACCCTGTTCATGCTGGTGCTGTTCCGCCTCGGCGCGTTCGTTCCGGTCCCCGGAGTGGACGGCGCGGCGCTGGTCGAGATGCTCGGCCGCACCGGGGGCGGGCTCCTGGGATTCTACGACATGTTCACGGGCGGCGCTTTCAGCCGCGCGACGGTGTTCGCCCTGGGCATCATGCCCTACATCACGGCGTCCATCATCCTGTCGCTGCTGATCCCGGTGATCCCGTCCCTGGAGGCGATCCAGAAGACGGGGGCCGAGGGCCAGCGCAAGATCAACGAGTACACGCGCTACGGCACCATCGCCCTGTGCATCGTGCAGTCGGTGCCCATCAGCCTCTATCTGCAGAGCATGGGCGGGGAGGTGGTGCCGAACCCCGGCCCGCTGTTCATCGCCCTGAGCGTGCTCACCCTGACCACCGGCACGGCGTTCCTGATGTGGATCGGCGAGCAGATCAGCGAGCACGGCATTGGAAACGGCATATCGCTGCTGATCTTCATCGGCATCGTGGCCGACATGCCCAACGCCCTGCGCAACGCGGGCCGGATGATCGCCAACGACCAGATGAGCGTTTTTGTCGGCCTGGCGCTGGTGTTCATCATGGTGATGGTGACGGCCGGGGCCATCGTGATCACCACGGGGCAGCGCCGCATCCCCGTGCAGTACCCGCGCCAGATCAAGGGCCGGGGCATGACCGGCGGCACGCGGACCTACCTTCCCCTGCGTGTTAACCACGCGGGCGTCATCCCGATCATCTTCGCCAGCTCGATCCTCATGCTGCCGGGGACCATCGCCGAGCAGATCAAAATCCCCGGGGTGGAAAGCGCGGTGGCCTGGCTGTTCAACCCGTACGGGCTCCCCTACAACCTGATGTACGCGGGCATGATCATCTTCTTCGCCTTCTTCTACACGGCGATCACGTTCAACCCGGTGGAGATGGCGGACAACCTGAAGAAGTACGGCGGGGTCATTGTGGGCGTGCGCCCGGGCAAAACCACGGCGGACTACCTGAACTCGGTCATGGTGCGCATCACGACGAGCGGCTCGCTCTTCCTGGCGGCGGTGGCCCTGGTGCCGATGGCGCTGTTTGCGGTGCTGGGCGTGCAGGAATTCAACCTGATCCATTTCTTCGGCGGCACGACGCTCCTGATCCTGGTGGGCGTGGGGCTGGACACGATCAAGCAGATCGAGCAGCACCTTATCATGCGCCACTACGAGGGTTTCAGCAGCGGGCGCGGCAAGATCCGCGCGCGCCGGTAG
- the map gene encoding type I methionyl aminopeptidase, giving the protein MIAIRSEREIGLIREANQIVAAVHDLLSGMVAPGVTTLELDRAAEALIRERGAKPAFKGYRGFPATLCVSVDQEVVHGIPGRRALREGELVSIDCGALYHGYYGDAAVTLPCGEVDEARRGLMRATDRALARAVAAARAGSYLRAVGQAVEAECRPAGYGIVRDFVGHGIGTEMHEDPQILNFDSGENGPLLREGMVLAIEPMVNLGTHRVRVLRDGWTVVTADGKPSAHFEHTVAVRKGGGEILSQGSRIRWGLLDGEKDEARGPGAAGGKA; this is encoded by the coding sequence ATGATAGCGATCCGCAGCGAGCGGGAAATCGGCCTGATCCGCGAGGCGAACCAGATTGTGGCGGCCGTGCACGACCTTCTGTCGGGCATGGTGGCGCCCGGCGTCACCACGCTGGAGCTGGACCGCGCGGCGGAGGCCCTGATCCGGGAGCGCGGCGCGAAGCCGGCCTTCAAGGGCTACCGGGGTTTCCCCGCGACGCTGTGCGTGTCGGTGGACCAGGAGGTGGTGCACGGGATCCCCGGCAGGCGGGCGCTGCGCGAGGGCGAGCTGGTCAGCATAGACTGCGGCGCCCTTTACCACGGGTACTACGGCGACGCGGCGGTGACCCTGCCGTGCGGCGAGGTGGACGAGGCGCGGCGCGGCCTGATGCGGGCCACCGACCGGGCGCTGGCGCGGGCGGTGGCGGCGGCGCGGGCGGGAAGCTATCTGCGCGCGGTGGGCCAGGCGGTCGAGGCCGAGTGCCGCCCCGCCGGGTACGGCATCGTGCGGGACTTTGTGGGCCACGGCATCGGCACGGAGATGCACGAGGACCCGCAGATTTTGAATTTTGACTCGGGCGAGAACGGGCCCCTCCTCCGGGAGGGCATGGTGCTCGCCATTGAGCCCATGGTAAACCTGGGCACGCACCGCGTGCGCGTGCTGCGGGACGGGTGGACGGTGGTGACGGCGGACGGCAAACCGAGCGCCCATTTCGAGCACACGGTGGCCGTGCGGAAAGGCGGCGGCGAGATATTGTCACAGGGTTCCCGCATCCGGTGGGGGCTCCTGGACGGCGAGAAGGACGAGGCCCGCGGCCCCGGGGCGGCGGGCGGGAAGGCGTGA
- the infA gene encoding translation initiation factor IF-1, which produces MKEEAIEVEGTVVEPLPNAMFRVELKNGHMLLAHISGKMRMHYIRILPGDTVKVEMSPYDLTRGRIVYRQK; this is translated from the coding sequence ATGAAAGAAGAGGCAATCGAAGTCGAGGGCACGGTGGTTGAGCCCCTGCCGAACGCGATGTTTCGCGTGGAGCTGAAGAACGGGCACATGCTGCTGGCGCACATCTCGGGCAAGATGCGGATGCACTACATCCGGATCCTTCCCGGCGACACCGTGAAGGTGGAGATGTCGCCCTATGATCTGACACGGGGCCGCATCGTCTACCGTCAGAAGTAG
- the rpsM gene encoding 30S ribosomal protein S13: protein MARIIGVDLPREKRIEAGLQYIYGIGLTRSRKVLAAVGISPDIRVRDLTDEQVSAIAACIQNEYKVEGDLRRDTGSNIKRLMDINCYRGTRHKRGLPVNGQRTSTNARTRKGPRRIAVVKKK from the coding sequence ATGGCGCGTATCATTGGCGTGGATCTGCCCCGCGAGAAGCGGATTGAGGCGGGGCTGCAGTACATCTACGGCATCGGGCTGACGCGTTCGCGGAAGGTGCTGGCGGCGGTCGGCATCAGCCCCGACATCCGCGTCCGCGACCTCACGGACGAGCAGGTGTCCGCCATTGCGGCATGCATCCAGAACGAGTACAAGGTGGAGGGCGACCTCCGCCGCGACACCGGGTCGAACATCAAGCGGCTGATGGACATCAACTGCTACCGGGGCACGCGCCACAAGCGCGGCCTTCCGGTGAACGGCCAGCGCACCAGCACCAACGCCCGCACCCGCAAGGGTCCGCGGCGCATCGCGGTCGTCAAGAAGAAGTAG
- the rpsK gene encoding 30S ribosomal protein S11, whose protein sequence is MAKDKRKAKTKKRRLALNVTSGVAHIQATFNNTIISITDMQGNVISWSSSGQVGFSGSRKSTAFAAQVAAEQAGKKALDMGLREVRAYVNGPGAGRESSIRAIQAAGLTVTLIRDVTPIPHNGCRPSKRRRV, encoded by the coding sequence GTGGCGAAAGACAAACGCAAGGCAAAGACGAAGAAGCGCAGGCTGGCGCTGAATGTGACCTCCGGGGTCGCGCACATCCAGGCCACCTTCAACAACACGATCATCTCGATCACCGACATGCAGGGCAACGTGATCTCCTGGTCGAGCTCGGGCCAGGTCGGGTTCTCCGGATCCCGCAAGAGCACCGCGTTCGCCGCCCAGGTCGCGGCCGAGCAGGCGGGGAAGAAGGCGCTGGACATGGGGCTGCGCGAGGTGCGGGCCTATGTCAACGGGCCGGGCGCGGGGCGCGAGTCCTCCATCCGGGCCATCCAGGCCGCCGGGCTCACCGTCACGCTGATCCGCGACGTCACACCGATTCCGCACAACGGGTGCCGGCCGTCTAAGCGGCGGCGCGTCTGA
- a CDS encoding DNA-directed RNA polymerase subunit alpha, with translation MISKEFTIPKTVKADSGADGHSARIVVEPFERGYGTTAGNALRRVLLASLEGSAVTAIRFEDIHHEFSAVPGVLEDVTDVVLNLKRCRIRLNDKESVIFTFTWTGREGPVTAADLFAGQDIDVFNPDHVVFTCVKAGTKISMEIKVARGRGYVTADQFELEHAPLGTIYLDAGFSPVVKVNFQVEDARVGHRTDYDRLILDITTDGSISPSDALTEAADLLIRHFTIFIPKEDEEGGAGGGGIPEDSELVQLLTRPIAEVELSVRAANCLKAERVRTLGQLVARTEPELLAFHNFGKQSLKEIEDKLAELGLSLGMAVGALGDIPADDPADEEDEPKPRRRKSADDDDEDEDEEE, from the coding sequence ATGATAAGCAAAGAATTCACCATCCCCAAGACCGTGAAGGCCGATTCCGGGGCGGACGGGCACAGCGCCCGCATCGTCGTGGAGCCTTTTGAGCGCGGCTACGGCACCACTGCGGGCAATGCGCTCCGGCGCGTGCTGCTGGCCTCCCTGGAGGGGTCGGCGGTCACGGCGATCCGCTTTGAGGACATCCACCACGAGTTCTCGGCGGTTCCCGGGGTGCTGGAGGACGTCACAGACGTCGTCCTCAACCTGAAACGCTGCCGGATCCGCCTGAACGACAAGGAATCCGTCATCTTCACGTTCACGTGGACGGGCCGGGAGGGGCCGGTCACGGCCGCCGACCTGTTCGCCGGGCAGGACATAGACGTTTTCAACCCCGACCACGTTGTGTTCACCTGCGTCAAGGCGGGGACGAAGATCAGCATGGAGATCAAGGTCGCCCGGGGCCGGGGCTACGTCACGGCCGACCAGTTCGAGCTGGAGCACGCCCCCCTCGGCACCATCTATCTCGACGCGGGCTTCTCCCCCGTGGTCAAGGTGAACTTCCAGGTGGAGGACGCGCGCGTCGGCCACCGCACGGACTACGACCGCCTCATCCTCGACATCACGACGGACGGGTCCATCTCGCCGTCGGACGCGCTGACCGAGGCCGCCGACCTGCTGATCCGCCACTTCACCATCTTCATCCCGAAGGAGGACGAGGAGGGCGGCGCCGGCGGCGGCGGGATACCGGAGGACAGCGAGCTGGTGCAGCTTCTCACCCGGCCGATCGCCGAGGTCGAGCTGAGCGTGCGCGCGGCGAACTGCCTCAAGGCGGAGCGCGTCCGCACGCTGGGCCAGCTTGTGGCCCGGACGGAGCCCGAGCTTCTCGCCTTCCACAATTTCGGCAAGCAGTCGCTCAAGGAGATTGAGGACAAGCTTGCGGAGCTGGGCCTGAGCCTCGGCATGGCCGTGGGCGCGCTGGGCGACATCCCCGCCGACGACCCGGCCGACGAGGAGGACGAACCGAAACCCCGCCGTCGGAAATCCGCCGACGATGATGACGAAGACGAAGACGAAGAGGAATAA
- the rplQ gene encoding 50S ribosomal protein L17 has product MRHMKSGRRLGRDTSHRKATMKHLAVALFRHGAITTGVFKAKELRIFAEPLVTLAKTDSVANRRRAFAALRDDDVVRKLFNEIGPSFSERPGGYTRILRLGNRKGDGSPVARIELVGIGEYKPEE; this is encoded by the coding sequence ATGCGACACATGAAATCCGGCCGCCGGCTCGGCCGCGACACGTCCCACAGAAAAGCGACCATGAAGCACCTTGCCGTGGCCCTGTTCCGGCACGGCGCCATCACCACCGGCGTCTTCAAGGCCAAGGAGCTCCGCATATTCGCCGAGCCCCTGGTCACCCTGGCGAAGACGGACTCCGTGGCCAACCGCCGCCGCGCCTTCGCCGCCCTGCGCGACGACGACGTCGTCCGCAAGCTGTTCAACGAGATCGGCCCGTCCTTCTCCGAGCGCCCCGGCGGCTACACGCGCATCCTGCGCCTCGGCAACCGCAAGGGCGACGGCAGCCCCGTGGCCCGCATCGAGCTGGTCGGCATCGGCGAGTACAAGCCGGAGGAGTAG
- a CDS encoding sugar phosphate isomerase/epimerase: MPRPHALQLYSVRDELAADAGRALARVRAAGYDHVELAGTAGLPQEEFAALLAGAGLRAVSAHLPYAELTSDPAAAAETARCFGVGHVVMPWIDPSACAAAADWVAAARALDAAGACLRAEGVTLGYHNHDHEIPAVFDGRSALDLLMAHSDPGHLTLELDLCWAAAGGADPAGLLRRYAGRAPLVHVKDSRPGPDGNLVFTPLGRGTMCWETLLPAAEAAGAAWFIVEQDTALGDAMAEVAESAAFLRRYNEEAG, encoded by the coding sequence ATGCCCCGTCCCCACGCCCTCCAGCTCTATTCGGTCCGTGACGAGCTCGCCGCCGATGCCGGGCGCGCCCTGGCGCGGGTCAGGGCGGCCGGCTACGACCACGTCGAGCTCGCGGGCACGGCCGGCCTGCCCCAGGAGGAGTTCGCCGCCCTGCTGGCCGGGGCGGGACTGCGGGCCGTGTCGGCCCATCTTCCCTACGCGGAGCTGACCTCGGACCCCGCCGCGGCGGCCGAGACCGCGCGGTGCTTCGGCGTCGGCCACGTGGTCATGCCCTGGATAGACCCCTCCGCCTGCGCCGCAGCCGCCGACTGGGTGGCCGCGGCCCGCGCGCTGGACGCGGCGGGGGCGTGCCTTCGGGCCGAGGGGGTGACCCTTGGATACCACAACCACGACCACGAGATTCCGGCGGTCTTTGACGGGCGCAGCGCGCTGGACCTTCTGATGGCGCACAGCGACCCCGGCCATCTCACCCTGGAGCTGGACCTGTGCTGGGCCGCCGCGGGGGGGGCGGATCCCGCCGGGCTGCTGCGCCGTTACGCGGGCAGGGCGCCCCTGGTCCACGTGAAGGACAGCCGGCCCGGACCGGACGGAAACCTTGTCTTCACCCCCCTCGGGCGCGGTACCATGTGCTGGGAGACCCTGCTTCCCGCGGCGGAAGCGGCCGGGGCCGCGTGGTTCATTGTGGAGCAGGACACGGCCCTTGGGGACGCCATGGCCGAGGTGGCCGAAAGCGCCGCCTTCCTGCGCCGGTACAACGAAGAAGCGGGCTGA
- a CDS encoding carboxypeptidase-like regulatory domain-containing protein — protein sequence MKEETTRRAIPRRLRAAVFAAAVLAASACLPGCGSRTVVRGTVRDVAGEALPGVAVAVDGAEADLITDLQGRYAVRAGRGRAALTFMKTGYATARIEVEAPGGRVDAPEARLWPLPESEGVFLFSGYRYTELERPRPLAYMTADRGVVHGTPVTPAGEGVAPFGGGTAGAEGPLLAACKLPGYDARLVRLQRVAAKQTQGVRPGTSGPVLREVEEQVWVADTPVPATMESLDGQEHQLVRIEPVEPLTPGVYAVHWGVLDGLSGIEQRAFLFRVFDPLGGVEAQDEAGGGKDGAEEAEKERRRLENQKEMNKETDEGMG from the coding sequence ATGAAAGAAGAAACCACGCGGCGGGCCATCCCGCGCCGCCTGCGGGCCGCGGTCTTTGCGGCCGCCGTTCTCGCCGCCTCAGCCTGCCTGCCGGGCTGCGGTTCGCGGACGGTTGTGCGCGGCACGGTGCGCGATGTGGCGGGCGAGGCCCTGCCCGGGGTGGCGGTGGCGGTGGACGGGGCCGAGGCGGACCTGATCACCGACCTGCAGGGGCGCTACGCCGTCCGCGCGGGGCGGGGCCGCGCGGCGCTCACCTTCATGAAGACGGGGTACGCGACGGCGCGGATCGAGGTGGAGGCGCCGGGCGGCCGGGTGGACGCCCCCGAGGCGCGCCTTTGGCCGCTTCCGGAGTCCGAGGGGGTGTTCCTTTTCTCGGGCTACCGCTACACCGAGCTGGAGCGCCCGCGCCCCCTGGCCTACATGACCGCAGACCGGGGCGTGGTCCACGGCACCCCCGTCACCCCGGCGGGCGAGGGCGTGGCGCCGTTCGGCGGCGGCACAGCCGGCGCGGAGGGCCCCCTGCTGGCGGCCTGCAAGCTTCCCGGCTACGACGCCCGCCTGGTGCGCCTGCAGCGCGTGGCGGCCAAGCAGACCCAGGGTGTGCGGCCCGGCACCTCGGGGCCGGTGCTCCGCGAGGTGGAGGAGCAGGTGTGGGTGGCCGACACGCCGGTGCCCGCGACGATGGAGTCGCTGGACGGGCAAGAGCACCAGCTGGTGCGCATTGAGCCCGTCGAGCCGCTGACGCCGGGCGTGTACGCCGTGCATTGGGGCGTCCTCGACGGCCTTTCGGGCATCGAGCAGCGCGCTTTTCTGTTCCGGGTCTTCGACCCCCTGGGCGGGGTGGAGGCCCAGGATGAGGCCGGCGGGGGCAAAGACGGGGCGGAGGAGGCGGAGAAAGAGCGCCGCCGCCTGGAAAACCAGAAGGAAATGAACAAGGAGACGGACGAGGGGATGGGCTGA
- a CDS encoding HD domain-containing protein, translating to MKRQYVNALQEGDHVNDYFVASRKDLRQKQDGGKFLGMVFKDRTGEIGGVLWNNATDTAKLFEPGDVVNVRGLVSVFQGRLQVRVEAVLPMRSDEYCVEDLVNTPENAKESLDGLMALLDTVEDPHLARLLAAFRGDKALMDQFAAAAAAKKWHHEYAGGLARHCYEMARLAVTLCELFPEVNRDILLCGIFLHDIGKLDEMSHELFVDYTTPGKLLGHLHIGCRMAEARMAEVADFPEPLRMRLLHCILSHHGELANGSPVTPRTLEAVVLHHLDNLDAQATAFSRIIRETRDKGQEWSEYIPLIDRVIWAK from the coding sequence ATGAAGCGCCAGTATGTAAACGCCCTGCAGGAGGGGGACCACGTCAACGACTACTTCGTGGCGTCGCGCAAGGACCTGCGCCAGAAGCAGGACGGCGGAAAGTTCCTCGGCATGGTCTTCAAGGACAGGACCGGGGAGATCGGCGGGGTCCTGTGGAACAACGCCACCGACACCGCCAAGCTGTTTGAGCCGGGAGACGTGGTCAACGTGCGCGGGCTGGTCAGCGTGTTTCAGGGGCGGCTGCAGGTCCGGGTGGAGGCGGTGCTGCCCATGCGTTCCGACGAGTATTGCGTCGAGGACCTGGTGAACACCCCGGAGAACGCCAAGGAGAGCCTGGACGGCCTGATGGCCCTGCTGGACACGGTGGAGGACCCGCATCTGGCGCGCCTGCTGGCCGCGTTCCGCGGGGACAAGGCCCTGATGGACCAGTTTGCCGCGGCGGCGGCGGCGAAAAAATGGCACCATGAGTACGCGGGCGGCCTGGCGCGGCACTGCTATGAGATGGCCCGCCTCGCCGTCACACTTTGCGAGCTTTTTCCCGAGGTGAACCGGGACATCCTCCTCTGCGGCATCTTCCTGCACGACATCGGCAAGCTCGACGAGATGAGCCACGAGCTGTTCGTGGACTACACGACCCCCGGCAAGCTGCTGGGCCATCTGCACATCGGCTGCCGGATGGCCGAGGCGAGGATGGCGGAGGTGGCGGACTTCCCGGAGCCCCTCCGGATGCGGCTCCTGCACTGCATCCTCTCCCACCACGGCGAGCTGGCCAACGGCTCCCCCGTGACGCCGCGCACTCTGGAGGCCGTGGTGCTGCACCACCTCGACAACCTGGACGCCCAGGCGACGGCCTTCTCCCGCATCATCCGCGAGACGCGCGACAAGGGCCAGGAATGGTCGGAGTACATCCCCCTCATTGACCGGGTGATCTGGGCAAAATGA
- the rpsF gene encoding 30S ribosomal protein S6, with translation MRTYEALYIVAPDMDDDAIQAVAQGVEDLITSNGGTIARSEHWGRRKLAYEVKKHGEGYYVLLRFDAEPGVVKKLDTMFKLSESVIRFLILCLDARTLKLEIQQQHQREQEAEAAASRSREAGGDDDEDDDFDYAGAGRGRRRGRSDDDD, from the coding sequence ATGAGAACATACGAAGCGCTGTACATCGTCGCCCCTGACATGGACGACGATGCCATCCAGGCGGTGGCCCAGGGGGTCGAGGACCTCATCACGTCGAACGGCGGAACCATCGCGCGCTCCGAGCACTGGGGCCGGCGGAAGCTGGCCTACGAGGTGAAGAAACACGGCGAGGGCTACTACGTCCTGCTGCGTTTTGACGCCGAACCCGGAGTGGTGAAAAAACTTGACACTATGTTCAAGTTGTCCGAGTCGGTGATTCGGTTCCTGATCCTCTGCCTTGACGCGCGCACGCTCAAGCTGGAAATCCAGCAGCAGCACCAGCGCGAGCAGGAGGCCGAGGCGGCGGCGTCCCGGTCCCGCGAAGCGGGCGGGGACGACGATGAAGACGACGATTTCGACTATGCCGGCGCGGGGCGCGGGCGGCGTCGGGGCCGTTCAGACGACGACGATTAA
- the ssb gene encoding single-stranded DNA-binding protein: MVILAGRLTRDPELKYTASGQAYCKFGMANSRYFKDKAGNRQEATTFVDAVAWGPMAEFVGQRLHKGRAILIEGRLSFSEWEDRNTGQKRSRLEVNATRVSPLEWDENRSGGPAPRPAQEARPPEPAEPMEEPIAEDDIPF, from the coding sequence ATGGTGATTCTGGCGGGGCGCCTGACGCGCGACCCTGAGCTGAAGTACACAGCGTCGGGCCAGGCCTACTGCAAGTTCGGCATGGCCAACAGCCGGTATTTCAAGGACAAGGCCGGAAACCGCCAGGAGGCGACGACCTTCGTGGACGCGGTCGCCTGGGGGCCGATGGCCGAGTTTGTGGGGCAGCGCCTGCACAAGGGCCGGGCGATCCTCATCGAGGGCAGGCTGAGTTTCAGCGAGTGGGAGGACCGGAACACCGGCCAGAAACGCTCCCGTCTCGAGGTGAACGCCACGCGCGTCTCGCCGCTGGAATGGGACGAGAACCGCTCCGGCGGTCCGGCGCCCCGGCCCGCCCAGGAGGCGCGCCCGCCCGAGCCGGCCGAGCCCATGGAAGAGCCCATAGCCGAGGACGACATCCCGTTCTGA
- a CDS encoding DUF2232 domain-containing protein, producing the protein MNASAFAGFLLVAAVVALPFPVAVLWIRGRRASALLLALVAGLPLFAAGGAPVTLAAAAVVAAAGTLLARLAGRGWSYGRCVAALALLLFFLAAGGASATARQDWTVFFAARAAEFESPDGAGNAAFAGWLKWLDEHLVFVGYGLLFQGALFAAAVQAALFFGWLRATAGEGAAPLPEGRFRTMRPPEWLVWAVILVLVTWLVDNRWPNDALRACAWNGAVALGAVYWLNGLGILLCATEAFRFRPGLVVLTVSLVFLLTQQQLLALVGLVDIWFDQRLAAARLAEAWRTRRDRRDDDNDDNDE; encoded by the coding sequence ATGAACGCTTCGGCTTTCGCGGGGTTCCTTCTGGTGGCCGCGGTCGTTGCACTGCCCTTTCCCGTGGCGGTGCTCTGGATCCGCGGCCGCCGGGCGTCCGCCCTGCTGCTGGCCCTGGTGGCGGGCCTCCCGCTCTTCGCGGCGGGGGGCGCCCCCGTCACCCTGGCGGCGGCGGCGGTGGTGGCCGCCGCGGGCACGCTGCTGGCGCGTCTGGCGGGGCGGGGCTGGTCCTACGGCCGCTGCGTGGCGGCGCTGGCCCTGCTGCTCTTTTTTCTGGCCGCGGGCGGCGCCTCGGCGACGGCCCGGCAGGACTGGACGGTGTTTTTTGCGGCGCGTGCCGCGGAATTTGAATCGCCTGACGGCGCTGGAAACGCCGCGTTTGCAGGCTGGCTGAAATGGCTGGACGAGCACCTGGTCTTTGTGGGCTACGGCCTGCTGTTCCAGGGGGCGCTTTTCGCGGCGGCGGTCCAGGCCGCGCTGTTTTTCGGCTGGCTCCGCGCGACCGCCGGGGAGGGCGCGGCGCCCCTCCCGGAGGGGCGCTTCCGGACCATGCGCCCCCCGGAATGGCTGGTGTGGGCGGTGATCCTGGTGCTGGTGACGTGGCTGGTGGACAACCGCTGGCCCAACGACGCCCTGCGCGCCTGCGCCTGGAACGGCGCGGTGGCCCTGGGCGCGGTGTACTGGCTGAACGGGCTCGGCATCCTGCTGTGCGCCACCGAGGCGTTCAGGTTCCGGCCCGGACTGGTGGTGCTGACCGTGTCCCTGGTGTTTCTGCTGACCCAGCAGCAGCTGCTTGCGCTGGTGGGGCTGGTGGACATCTGGTTCGACCAGCGGCTGGCGGCGGCGCGGCTTGCCGAGGCGTGGCGGACGCGGCGTGACAGACGAGACGACGACAACGACGACAACGACGAGTAA
- a CDS encoding 50S ribosomal protein L9, which yields MNVILCENIESLGVMGDRVSVADGYARNFLIPRKLAVPVDTASAKQIQHELGIIKRREDKRRTEMTAVADQMRGLTLEFQMRAGEEDRIFGSVTPQMIAEKLTEAGHAVSKKSVLLEEPIKSLGIFNVSVKLFPGVETEVKVWVTGLENEVTTSEAEVEEEDDDDDDEDDDDF from the coding sequence ATGAACGTCATCCTGTGCGAGAACATTGAGAGCCTTGGCGTGATGGGCGACCGGGTGAGCGTGGCGGACGGGTATGCGCGGAATTTCCTGATTCCCCGGAAGCTCGCCGTGCCCGTGGACACCGCGTCCGCCAAGCAGATTCAGCACGAGCTGGGCATCATCAAGCGGCGCGAGGACAAGCGCCGCACCGAGATGACGGCCGTCGCCGACCAGATGCGCGGCCTGACCCTCGAGTTTCAGATGCGGGCCGGGGAGGAGGACCGCATCTTCGGCTCCGTCACCCCCCAGATGATCGCCGAGAAGCTGACGGAGGCCGGCCACGCGGTCAGCAAGAAGTCCGTCCTCCTCGAAGAGCCCATCAAGTCGCTCGGCATCTTCAATGTGTCGGTGAAGCTTTTCCCGGGCGTCGAGACCGAGGTCAAGGTGTGGGTCACGGGCCTGGAGAACGAGGTCACCACTTCCGAGGCCGAGGTTGAGGAAGAGGACGACGACGACGACGACGAGGACGACGACGACTTCTAA